The following coding sequences are from one Shewanella violacea DSS12 window:
- a CDS encoding DUF3369 domain-containing protein: protein MLIDIAKKSPLFSSKKKTQEVAKGPAWRILIVDDEPDVHTVTKLALSRFKLDGRCLEFINAYSGEEAKQLLSNEKHIAMAFVDVVMESDHAGLELVKWIREDLKNNAIRLILRTGQPGQAPEEDVIVNYDINDYKAKAELDSRKLVTSVYSALRSYRDIIEIEAARANQVKHRKGLERVLQATSGLFELRTLHNFADGLLTQVANLLNLDTQTLLLSCNAIDAMSEDVNTDALHILAGTGQFSSHHDKPVPDHIKLLLEEALKQKCCLYEEDCFVGYFPAKSGWINLLYMDGICKIDELDKKLIDIFAINVSVAFENLLLNKELEDTQSELILRLGDVVESRSKEAAYHVKRMAEYCYKLAILSGMDVHEADLIKHASPMHDIGKIATPDAVLLKPGKLNDEEWKIMRQHPEIGYQILANSERPILKAASTIALQHHEKYDGSGYPSGLKGTEIHVFARIVAIADVFDALSHARCYKPAWPIDEVMKVMEEGAGSHFDPELLKVFIDNINVFTQVKDEFCDPNSVLVAVP, encoded by the coding sequence ATGCTGATCGATATAGCAAAGAAGAGCCCCCTCTTTTCAAGTAAGAAGAAGACGCAGGAAGTTGCTAAGGGCCCCGCGTGGCGGATCCTGATTGTCGATGATGAACCCGATGTTCATACGGTAACCAAGTTAGCGCTTTCAAGATTCAAACTCGATGGTCGTTGCCTCGAGTTTATCAATGCATACAGTGGTGAAGAGGCAAAGCAATTACTCTCTAATGAGAAGCATATTGCTATGGCATTTGTCGATGTGGTGATGGAAAGTGATCATGCGGGTTTAGAATTGGTTAAATGGATACGGGAGGATCTTAAAAATAACGCTATTCGGTTAATCCTAAGAACTGGACAACCCGGACAAGCCCCCGAAGAAGACGTTATCGTCAATTACGATATCAATGACTATAAAGCCAAAGCTGAGCTCGATTCGCGTAAATTGGTCACCAGTGTTTACTCTGCCCTGCGCTCATATCGAGATATTATCGAAATTGAAGCTGCTCGGGCCAACCAAGTTAAGCATAGGAAAGGCTTAGAGCGTGTGCTTCAAGCGACATCTGGCTTATTTGAGCTGCGAACCTTACACAACTTTGCCGATGGCTTATTGACTCAAGTCGCCAATTTACTCAATTTAGACACACAAACCTTATTGCTATCTTGTAATGCCATTGATGCAATGAGTGAAGATGTGAATACCGATGCTTTGCATATTTTGGCTGGTACGGGTCAGTTCTCCAGTCATCATGACAAACCCGTCCCTGACCATATCAAATTATTATTAGAAGAAGCGTTAAAACAGAAATGCTGCCTATACGAAGAAGATTGTTTCGTGGGGTATTTTCCGGCCAAGAGTGGCTGGATTAACCTCTTGTACATGGATGGGATCTGTAAGATAGACGAACTCGATAAGAAGTTGATCGACATATTTGCGATCAATGTCAGCGTTGCATTCGAGAATCTGTTGTTGAATAAAGAGTTAGAAGACACACAATCTGAGTTGATCTTACGCTTAGGCGATGTGGTCGAGAGTCGCTCGAAGGAAGCGGCTTATCATGTGAAAAGAATGGCTGAGTATTGCTATAAGCTGGCCATCCTTTCAGGCATGGATGTACATGAGGCAGATCTGATCAAACATGCTTCTCCTATGCATGACATAGGTAAGATAGCGACCCCAGACGCCGTATTATTGAAACCCGGTAAACTCAATGACGAAGAGTGGAAAATAATGCGCCAGCACCCGGAAATAGGCTATCAAATACTGGCCAACTCCGAGCGCCCCATACTTAAAGCTGCTAGCACCATAGCGTTGCAACATCACGAAAAGTATGACGGTTCAGGATACCCTTCAGGTTTGAAGGGCACTGAAATTCATGTGTTTGCACGCATAGTCGCAATTGCCGATGTATTCGATGCCCTTTCTCACGCCCGCTGTTATAAACCTGCCTGGCCCATCGATGAGGTGATGAAAGTGATGGAAGAAGGCGCTGGTAGTCATTTTGATCCTGAACTGCTTAAAGTTTTCATCGATAACATTAATGTATTCACCCAAGTCAAAGATGAATTTTGCGATCCAAATTCAGTATTAGTGGCCGTGCCTTAG